From the Calditrichota bacterium genome, one window contains:
- the nuoE gene encoding NADH-quinone oxidoreductase subunit NuoE, with the protein MFECQRNEIQQEVNTIVRKYGRTRNYLLPILQELNRKFSYINNYMIEAVSNALDISPAEVHGVVTFYSFLNETPKGKYIIRLCKTISCDMAGKDRIVRVLEKELGISFGETTKDGLFSLEYTNCIGMCSEGPAMLVNEEVYSKLCPEKVVDILEFYKNGARKRA; encoded by the coding sequence ATGTTTGAATGCCAACGGAATGAAATTCAACAGGAAGTGAATACGATTGTCCGGAAATACGGCCGGACGCGGAATTACCTGCTTCCGATTTTGCAGGAGCTCAACCGGAAATTTTCGTACATCAACAATTACATGATCGAGGCCGTCAGCAATGCCCTGGATATCAGTCCGGCGGAGGTGCATGGAGTCGTCACGTTTTATTCCTTTTTAAACGAAACGCCCAAGGGGAAATACATCATTCGATTGTGCAAGACCATTAGCTGCGATATGGCCGGAAAGGATCGAATTGTGCGTGTTCTTGAAAAGGAGCTGGGAATTTCGTTTGGTGAAACCACCAAAGACGGGCTGTTTTCACTGGAATATACCAATTGCATCGGCATGTGCAGTGAAGGCCCGGCCATGCTGGTTAATGAAGAGGTTTATTCAAAGCTTTGCCCGGAAAAAGTTGTTGATATTTTGGAATTTTACAAAAATGGCGCGAGGAAACGAGCATGA